TCCCATAGCCCGCGCCGAACACGGTAATGCCGGCGCCGAAACCCGCGGCGAGAAATCCGAGATCCATCTTTTTCGTCCTCCTGTCCTTTTCCGTTTCGCTCCGGTCGCTCCGGACTCTTTGTCGAAACGAGAAGCCCCACTTCCCCTCCGTCAATGCTCCGGATGGATCGCCATGTTGACGAAGAGGACCGTGAGGAACGTGAAAATATATGCCTGTAAAAAAGCCACGAACAGCTCCAATGCGTCGATGAACAGCACGAAGGCCACCGCCGGCACCGCCACGGCGACCGCACGAAAGAGAAAGATCAGGCCGAAGAGGCTGAGGATCACCACGTGCCCCGCGGTCATGTTGGCGAAGAGCCGGATGGTGAGCGCGAAAGGTTTGATGAAATGGCCGACGATCTCGATGGGGATCATGATGGGAAGCAGGAAGATCGGCATGCCGGGCGGCACGATGTTCCTGATGTATTCACCGGCCCCCTGCTCGCGGATGCCGCTCGTCTGAATCACCAGGAAGGAAAGGAGGGCCAGGCCGCCGGTGACGGCGATGTTTGCGGTGGCGGTCGCCATGAACGGCACCAGGCCGAGTATGTTGCAGAAGAGGATGAAGAAAAAGAGCGAGAGAAAGTAGGGCGTGTAGCGCCGGCCCGCTTTCTTCCCCATTACGTCGTAGACCATGTCGTCGCGAACGAAGAGCACCATCGATTCGAGAAGGTTGACGAAGGTCCCCCGGGGGACGTCGCTCCGGCGGAGCCGCCGCGCGATGAGGACGAAGAAACCGAGCGCGAGCGCGCCGGCGATCCACATCATCAGAACCGCTTTGGTGATGGAGAGATCGACGGCGACGCCGCCGACATGGAAGGTGGGAAGCGGCACCAGCACCTGGTCCTGGAGATGGTGGAACACGTGGACGAAGTCGAAGTGCTCCGCCGCGTGCCCGGCGCCTTGCGCCGCCTGCTCGGCGTGACCGGCTTGCTGGACCGTCTCTTCGGCGGCGCCCGCCGCCCCGTGTCCGGACATGGCCTAGCCGTTCTCCTCTCCGCGGCCCGGGTCGCGCGTGCGCTTGACGCGCACCGATCCGTCGCGGACCACGCTGTACACCTCGATGGCGGTGAGCGGAAGGAACGCCGCCAGGATCGCCACCGCCGTCCCCCGCCCGTCCAGGGCCGGGTGGGCGAAGGCGAAGGCGATCGCCGCCGCGAACAGCAAGAACCTCGCGGCGATCCCGCCGACAAACCCCGCCAGGAAGTTTTTCGCCGTTCCGGCGAGGGCGCGGCGCATCATGAAGTAGCTGCCGATCACGCCGGCGAGACAGACCGCGAGCCCGAAAAGGAGCGTGGCGTTCGGCCCGGGCGCGATCCGCGCGGCGAAGAGCGGACGGAGCACCGCGAAGAGCGCCGCCGCCGCCGCGATCGTTCCGATCAGAAAAAGCCGGGTCGACCCGGCCGAGTCGCGCCTCGCGCTCGAGGTTGCCATCCGTTCCCTGCGCGTTGGGGTCCGCGGCGGCCGGAGAGGGATTTCCGCCGCCCGCGGGACGGACGCGGCCGGTCCTGCCGGTCCTTACCGCCGCCCGCCGTTCCCTTCCCGCTTTCGCCTGCGCTCTCCGGCGGTCAACTCCCTATAGAGATAAACGAAGCCGCCGAAGCCGCCCACAAATGTTCCGATCAGGGTGAAGAGCGGCAGCGTGCCGATCCACCCGTCCAGCCTGTACCCGCCGTAAAGGAAGAGAAGCGTCGAGGCGGCGAGGGTCGCGCCGAGGTGCATGTAACGCCCCGCCGCGGCTTCCGTTCGCTGCGCCCCCTTGAGGGCGCTGAGGCCCTTCCGGAGCTTTCCGGTCCGGTCCCGGTCTCTCTTCTCTTCCATTCACACGTCCCGAGTTTCGAGTTTCCCCGGCGCCGCCCGTGAAGGCAAGGGAAAACCGCCACGGGAGGCGGCGGGGCGGCCGGCGGAGCGGCTTCGAACCGCGCGGGGATCCGAGGGCGCGCGAGAGAGGGGCGGCCGGCGGCCGGCGGTCAGTACATCCGCCGGTCGTCGAGAACGAAGAGCGGGAAAAGAAGGAGCTTCTCCCCGGCGACGACGAGGAACGGCTGGTCCACGCCGCGGAAACAGCCGAGCCGCGCGTCGTGGAGCCGAGGGTCCACGTCACGCATCTGCTCCAGCACGCGCACCTCGCCCGCCCAATCGACCAGGTGGGCCACCCATCTCTCGGCGCCGCGTTCCACCATGAGGAAGTAGGAGGCGCCCGTTTCGCCGGCGCTCAAGACGTCAGCCGCCACCGGCCGACGGCCGCCGTCGACGGCTGCGAACCGCCGAAAACCGAACCGGCTCTCCGGATCCCGGCGGAAGAAGAGCGCTCCGCCCTTGAGCCCGCTGGTAACGACGAAATAGGGAGTTCTCTCCTCGCCGAGCCATCCGATCGCGATGGCGTTCGGCGCGCGCCCGGTGCGGACCTCTTGGTAGCGGCGCTCCATCCGCCCCTCATCATCGCCTATCACGGTGACGACCAGGTCGTACTTCTGCGCGGTCACGGCGAGATCATCGCGGCGGCCGTCGCCGTCCAGGTCGCCCGCGGCGATCGCCGAGGGACGCGGCTCCGGGCGCCCCGGCTCGCGGAGGTCGATCGTCTCCCGGTGGAAGGCGCCGTCTCTCCAGACGATCAGCGTCGCGTCCTGGGATTGTTGATTCGCCGCCGCGACGAATGGCGTCCGCTCCTCCTTGTCGAGGTAGCCGACGGCGATGTCGACCGGGTCGTCGCCGGTCGGGAATGAGGGGAATCGGACGGCGAGGGAGCCCTCTTCACCCGGAAAGAGGAGGTCGATCCGGCCGAGGGAGGGATTCAACGCGGCGAGGAAGGGTTCGGGCGGAGCGCCGTCCGCGCCGCCGAGGCGGCCGAACTCCAGGCGGGTCACGCCGTGTTCCAGCGCGATATCGCCGGCGCGCGTGAACGCGCCTTCGCCGTCGCCGAGGCAGAGAACGACGACTCCGTACTTGGGATAGGAGGCGGCGACGTCCGCCGCGCCGTCGCCGTTCCAGTCGCCCACCGCCACGCCCCCCGGCTCGAAGCCGCTCCCGCAGAAGCCCTCCATGCCGATCGGGCCGGTGCGCAGCTCCGCGCGCGCCGCCGGCGCCGCCGCGAGAAACCCAATCAGAGCGATTCCCGTGATGCCGATCGCCGTGTGTCGTCCGCGCAAAACCCGCTCCCTCCCCGCGCGCCCGGCCCGCCGGGCCGGCGCCTCGCGATTCGCGTTCCGGTGCCGTGTGTTTTCCGGTTTCTATTGTAACCCGGCCGGGAGATTCGGAAAAGAGATCGTAATGTCCCTCTCGCGCGCGCTCGCGATTGATGCGATCCATCCCGTTCCTCTCGAAAACCGGTTGCGCGCACGGGCGATCGGGGCGATCATCGCGGGGGAGCCGCCACGACAGGAGAATCGACGGAATGCCCGTTCACGACTCGAAAGAGTTTTACCGCAAGCTGGACACGCTCATCTCCAAGATCGAGATGGGTCCGGGAACGGACCGCCGCGAGCTGCTCACCAACGTGATCCGCGAACTGGTGGAGAGATTCGGCACCGAACTCTCGATCCGGAACGGCCGCCTCTATGAGGTGCAGGGGAGCGAGTTGGTCCTCATCTGGGAGCTGGGGACGAAACGAAACGAGAGCGACTCTCTCGGCGTCTCCATGGATTACGAGCCGGTGCGGCTTCTCTTCAAGCACCGCTGTTATCTCTTCGACCGCTCCACCCCCGGCCTCGATCCGGATTTCGAGAACCGGATCAGCGGCGGGACGAGTTCGGTCGCGATCGTGGTCGGTCGCGAGACGGAGCACGTGCTCGCCTTCGGTCTCGTCGACGGTTGGGAGCGCGAGAGCATCGAGTTCGGACTGAACACGGTTCGTAACGTGCTGAATCACACTTTGGAGACGGCCTATCTGGAGGCGGACCTCGCGGAGACGCGGCTGATCCAGCGCTCGCTCTTTCCGGCGAGCTTCCCCGATTTCCCCGGCTACGATCTGGCGGCGCGGGTGCTGACCGCCGAGTCGGTGGGCGGGGACTACTATGACTTCATCCCCCTCGACTCGGACGTTCTGGGCATCGCCACCGGCGACGCGAGCGGCCACGGCCTTCCGGCGGCGCTTCTGGTGCGGGACGTAGTGACCGGCCTCCGGATGGGCGTCGAGAAAGACATGAAGATCACCCCCACGCTCCGCAAACTGAACCAGGTGATCCACCGCTCCACGCTATCCACGAAGTTCGTGTCGCTTTTTTACGGCGAGCTGGAGGACAACGGCAACCTGATGTACGTGAACGCCGGCCACATCGCCCCCTTCGTGCTGCAGGAGCGCGGCGAGTTCCGCCTCGAGGTGGGCGGATCGGTGCTCGGGCCGCTGCCGGAGATCCGCTTCAAACGGGGCTTCATGCACCTCGACAGAGGGGGCGTCCTGGTGGCGGTGAGCGACGGGATCGTGGAACGCGTCAACCCGTCGGACGAGGAGTTCGGCGAGGACCGCGTTTGGGAGATCATCCGCTCCCACCGGAATTGCTCCGCCGTCGATCTCGTCGAGGCGATCTTCGAGGCGTCGCGCTCCCACGGCATCGGGCGCTGGCAGGACGACGCCACCGTGGTGGTGGTGAAACGCGCGCCGTAGGGGGGGGCGATGACCGACCACCCCGCCATCGAGTTCATCCAAAACGAAGATCACTACGCCCGCGTCGTCGAAGAGGGGGTCCTCGCGGCGCGCCGTTCCCTCCACATCGCCACGGCCAACCTCAAAAACCTTCATGTCATAAGGGGTCGGAAATCGCGCTCCATCGTCGATATCTTCGCCGATCTGGTCGACCGGGGCGTGGCGATCCGCGTTCTTCACGGAGCGCGCCCCTCAAGCCCCTTCGCCGAATCCCTCGCCTCTCATTCCACCCTCGCCCGCGACGAACGCTTCGAGATGCTCTTCTGCCCCCGCACCCACTTCAAGATGATCCTCGTCGACGACTCTCTCCTCTACGCGGGAAGCGCCAACCTCACCGGCGCCGGCCTCGGCGCCAAATCCCCGGCGCGCCGCAACTTCGAGACCGGCTTCCTCACCACCGACCCCGAGATGATTGCTCCCTATCGCGATCTCTTCACGAGAATCTGGAGCGGTGAGTTCTGCGAGGAGTGCGGCCGGCGCGAGCACTGCGAGTAGGGGTTTGCCGCAGTCCTTTCTTTCTTCTCCTCCTCCGGTTCGAATATTCCGACGGGAGAGAAAGAGTGACTTTCGTAGAGACACGGAGAGAGAAAAGGGATTCGGGCGCAAAATCCCCCCCGTTCCGATATAGAAACGGGAGACGGGCGGTGTGAGGGTTCGGTTCACCCTCTTTCGCCCTGCGCTTCGTTTGACTGGCTTCAATGGACGCGGAGGTCTCGGATTTTCTTTCCGTGAGCGCCGCGCACGGTATATGGCCGGTGTCACAAAGTGACGTTGCCATTTACGCGGGGCGTCTTCTCCCTACGCCGTTCTCCGGAAGATCTCATATCGTGCCGCAAGGTAGTCTGGGTTGGGCCGCCATTCCGGGCGACGGGGGGTAAAGATTTCCTCTCCATGAATATCCTGCAGACCGTGTCGGAGCATGGGGCCGTCCTCTTCCTCGAGAATGTCGGTCCGGATCTCGACGCGGTGATCGGGTCGGATGCCGAGGACATTCCTATCGAATGCGGCGTGGTGTATTTTGCAGAGTGCGAGGCCGTTACTGATGAGCGGCTCCCCACGAGGATCCCGATCCGGGAGGATGTGGGCAGCGTCCAGTAGCTCTTGATGCCGTAGGCGGCAAATCGCGCAACTTTCCCGGTATGCGTTCAGCACACGGCGGCGGAATCCCTGCTGGTGCATCCGTCTCTGCGAGACGACCGTGATGTACCGGCGGCGCTCCTCCGTGGCGGCCTCAGCGACAC
This region of Candidatus Eisenbacteria bacterium genomic DNA includes:
- a CDS encoding PP2C family protein-serine/threonine phosphatase, whose translation is MPVHDSKEFYRKLDTLISKIEMGPGTDRRELLTNVIRELVERFGTELSIRNGRLYEVQGSELVLIWELGTKRNESDSLGVSMDYEPVRLLFKHRCYLFDRSTPGLDPDFENRISGGTSSVAIVVGRETEHVLAFGLVDGWERESIEFGLNTVRNVLNHTLETAYLEADLAETRLIQRSLFPASFPDFPGYDLAARVLTAESVGGDYYDFIPLDSDVLGIATGDASGHGLPAALLVRDVVTGLRMGVEKDMKITPTLRKLNQVIHRSTLSTKFVSLFYGELEDNGNLMYVNAGHIAPFVLQERGEFRLEVGGSVLGPLPEIRFKRGFMHLDRGGVLVAVSDGIVERVNPSDEEFGEDRVWEIIRSHRNCSAVDLVEAIFEASRSHGIGRWQDDATVVVVKRAP
- a CDS encoding AtpZ/AtpI family protein gives rise to the protein MEEKRDRDRTGKLRKGLSALKGAQRTEAAAGRYMHLGATLAASTLLFLYGGYRLDGWIGTLPLFTLIGTFVGGFGGFVYLYRELTAGERRRKREGNGGRR
- a CDS encoding phospholipase D family protein, which gives rise to MTDHPAIEFIQNEDHYARVVEEGVLAARRSLHIATANLKNLHVIRGRKSRSIVDIFADLVDRGVAIRVLHGARPSSPFAESLASHSTLARDERFEMLFCPRTHFKMILVDDSLLYAGSANLTGAGLGAKSPARRNFETGFLTTDPEMIAPYRDLFTRIWSGEFCEECGRREHCE
- the atpB gene encoding F0F1 ATP synthase subunit A, which encodes MSGHGAAGAAEETVQQAGHAEQAAQGAGHAAEHFDFVHVFHHLQDQVLVPLPTFHVGGVAVDLSITKAVLMMWIAGALALGFFVLIARRLRRSDVPRGTFVNLLESMVLFVRDDMVYDVMGKKAGRRYTPYFLSLFFFILFCNILGLVPFMATATANIAVTGGLALLSFLVIQTSGIREQGAGEYIRNIVPPGMPIFLLPIMIPIEIVGHFIKPFALTIRLFANMTAGHVVILSLFGLIFLFRAVAVAVPAVAFVLFIDALELFVAFLQAYIFTFLTVLFVNMAIHPEH